From the Bacteroidota bacterium genome, one window contains:
- a CDS encoding four-carbon acid sugar kinase family protein gives MIAVIADDFTGAAEIGGIGLRHGLKVVIETENIRRCNTDLLVIATNTRSLHAKEASVYTENITKQLLKLNPAFIYKKIDSVLRGNIIGELAAMMYASQKKRAIVVAANPVFNRVIRDGIFFIDNIPLKETCFSTDPEYPIHSSSVLEILGKNSSVKNCRFNELLPEEGIIIGDVENDNDLKHWAVHIDAQTLPAGASGFFDALIRKHEVMPSCNISKLLPFGEKALYVLGSTYPKDTDFLKKLEENDHYLSNIPEEIYCNKNYDPKYLEAWANDIVHAIENHKKVIASIFHDSINEPDIAIRISETIGILIKKVTEKTNLNELLLEGGRTTSVVLKHLKINRLIPIQELDTGVIRMKIEGKSNFCVTTKPGSYFWPESILSQLTE, from the coding sequence ATGATTGCTGTCATTGCTGACGATTTTACCGGAGCTGCTGAAATAGGGGGGATTGGATTAAGGCACGGGCTAAAGGTAGTTATTGAAACGGAAAATATTAGACGTTGCAATACCGACCTGCTTGTTATTGCCACAAACACTCGGTCACTTCATGCCAAAGAAGCATCTGTATATACGGAAAATATTACAAAACAACTATTGAAATTAAATCCTGCCTTTATCTATAAAAAAATAGATTCAGTATTAAGAGGGAACATTATCGGGGAATTGGCAGCAATGATGTATGCTTCTCAGAAGAAAAGAGCCATAGTTGTTGCAGCCAATCCTGTTTTCAACAGGGTTATCCGGGATGGCATCTTTTTTATAGACAACATTCCTTTAAAAGAGACCTGTTTTTCCACTGATCCGGAATATCCTATTCATTCCTCATCTGTACTTGAAATTCTGGGGAAAAATTCTTCTGTAAAAAATTGCAGGTTTAATGAATTGTTACCCGAAGAGGGCATCATTATTGGTGATGTGGAAAATGATAATGACCTGAAACATTGGGCTGTCCATATTGATGCTCAAACGTTACCTGCAGGGGCCTCCGGATTTTTTGATGCCCTGATCAGAAAACATGAAGTTATGCCCTCCTGCAATATTTCAAAATTACTGCCCTTCGGAGAAAAGGCTCTTTATGTTCTGGGAAGTACTTACCCTAAAGACACGGACTTTTTGAAAAAACTGGAAGAAAACGACCATTATCTCTCCAACATTCCTGAAGAAATATACTGCAATAAAAACTATGATCCGAAATATCTTGAAGCATGGGCAAACGATATTGTACATGCCATCGAAAACCATAAAAAAGTAATTGCTTCAATTTTCCATGATTCCATCAATGAACCGGATATAGCAATCAGAATAAGTGAAACCATAGGAATATTGATCAAAAAAGTAACGGAAAAAACCAATTTGAATGAATTGTTGCTTGAAGGGGGTAGAACGACATCAGTTGTCCTGAAGCATTTAAAAATAAACCGTTTAATCCCGATTCAGGAATTGGATACCGGTGTAATACGGATGAAAATAGAAGGGAAATCCAACTTCTGTGTGACGACTAAACCCGGAAGTTATTTCTGGCCGGAAAGTATTCTATCACAGCTAACTGAATAA